TCGAGGTGATCCGACAGCGTGGCGGGCGGGGTATCGGGGGCCAAGGTGACCGCGGGCTGATCCTCGATCGGGTGGAACCCGTCATCACGGGCCAGGACGGGCTGGCTGTTCAACTGCTCGCTCATGCCGAGACCTTTCCGCGGACCATGCGCCCGCCAATGAAGTGAATGCCGCATTCGGATTTCTCCTGGCCCCGCCAGCGGCCTGACCGGGGATCCTCGCCCGGCTTGACGGGCGAGGTGCAGGGCGCGCAGCCGATCGAGGGGTAGCCCTGCGCCACCAGCGGATGCCGGGGCAGGCGGTTCTCGATCATGTAATCCTGCACATCCTCGGGGCGCCAATGCGCAAGCGGGTTCACGCGCAGCCGCGCGGGGGGTTCGGGCTCGAAGAATTCCAGGGCGGCGCGCTGGCCGTTCTGGAACCGCTTGCGGCCCGTGATCCAGGCGTCATAGCCCGACAGGACCCGCTCCAGCGGGACCGTCTTGCGGAAATCGCAGCAGGCGTCGGGGTTCACCTTGTGCAGGGTGCCGTCCGGGTCATGGGCGGCGATCTCGGTATCGCTGGCCGTGATCACCTGCACATCGGTCAGGCCCAGCTTGGCCGAGACCTCGCGCTGATAGGCCAGCGTCTCGGGGAACAGCATTTGCGTGTCGATGAACAGGACCGGCAGGCCCGGCGCGACGCGGCTGACCATATGCAGCAGCACCACCGATTCCGCCCCGAAGGACGAGACCAGCGCCACCCGCCCCAGATCGGGGTCGCTGACCGCGCGGCGCAGGACCTCGATCGCCGCGTGATGGCGATAGCGGTCATTCAGCCGCCCGGCGCGCGTGTCCAGGTTGCCGTCAAGCATCGGCCTGCGCCGGATAAAGGGCGGCCTTGAAGGGCGCGGGGCCCAGCCTGCGATAGGCGTCGATGAAGCGTTCGGACGCGTCCTGCCGGACCTCCAGATAGGCGCGCAGCAGGCGGTCGATGGCGGGCACGACCTCCTCGGCCGGAAAGCCCGCCCCGGCGCGTTCGCCGATAGCCGGGATGTCATAGGCATCGCCGCCAAGCGTGATCTGGTAGTTCTCGACCCCGGCACGATCCAGGCCCAGGATGCCGATATGGCCCAGATGGTGATGCCCGCAGGCATTGATGCAGCCCGAGATGCGGATGTTGAGGTTGCCGATCTCCTCCTCCAAGTCCACGGCGCGGAAATGGTCGGCGATCTCCTCGGCGATGGGGATGGAGCGCGCGGTGGCCAGCGCGCAGTAATCCATGCCGGGGCAGGCGATGATGTCGCTGGTCAGGCCCGCATTGGCCGTGGCGAGGCCCGCCGCCTTCAGCGCGTCATAGAGCGCAGGCAGGTCGGATTTATGGACATGCGGCAGGGCGACGTTCTGGTCATGCATCACCCGCAGGTCGGCATGGCCATAGCGTTCGGCCAGATCGGCCAGCAGGCGCATCTGATCCGCGCTGGCATCGCCCGGCGTCTGGCCCGGCGCCTTGAAGGTCACCACGACGCTGGCATAGCCGTCGATCCGGTGCGGATGCAGGTTCGTGTCGGTCCAGCTGCGGAAGGCGGGGTTCGCGGCGCGCGCGGCCTCGTAAACCTCGGTCGCGGCATTGCGGAAGGCGGGGGCGCGGAAACGGTCCTTGAAGATCGCCAAGGCCTCGCGGTCGGCGCCGCGGAAATCGCGGCGGCGGGCCAGGAACTCCTCCTCGATCTCGGCGCGCATGACGTCAAGGCCGCGCTCATGCACGGTGATCTTGATGCGGGCCTTGTACTTGTTGTCGCGGCGGCCCGAGAGGTTGTAGGTCGCGATGATCGCCTCGACATAGGGCAGCAGGTCCTCCTCGGGCAGGAAGTCGCGCACGACCTTGCCCAGCATCGGCGTGCGGCCAAGGCCCCCGCCGATCCAGACCTCGAAGCCGATCTTGCCGTCGCGCTCCACCAGCCGCAGGCCGATGTCATGGGCGGCGATGACAGCACGGTCCTTCTTGCCGCCGGAAATGGCGATCTTGAACTTGCGCGGCAGGAACTGGAATTCGGCATGGTCGGTGGACCAGCTGCGCAGCAGTTCCGCATAGGGGCGGGGATCCGTCACCTCGTCGAAGGCCGCGCCCGCGAAGGCGTCGGTGGTCACGTTGCGGATCGTGTTGCCGCTGGTCTGGATCGCATGCATGCCGACATCGGCCAGCGCGTCTAGCATATCGGGGATGTCCACCAGCCGGGGCCAGTTGAACTGGATGTTCTGGCGGGTGGTCCAGTGGCCATAGCCCTTGTCATAGGTCTGGGCCAGATGGGCCAGGGTGCGCATCTGGTCGGGGCTGATCGTGCCATAGGGGATGGCCACGCGCAGCATATAGGCATGCAGCTGCAGATAGACGCCGTTCATCAGGCGCAGCGGCTTGAATTCATCTTCCGACAGGCTGCCGTTCAGGCGACGTTCGACCTGATCGCGGAACTGGGCCGCGCGGTGGCGCACATAGTCGGTCTCGACGGGGCGGACATCAAACATGGGCGTCCTCCTTTGCCTGAATGCCGTGGAAATAGTTGGACGGGCCGCGCTGGCGGAAGGCCTCGCGGAAATGGACGGGCTCGGGGCCGTCGGGGCCGCGCTTGGCCTCGACCAGATAGGGGCCGACGACCAGACCGGCCTGGCCGATCGCGTCCAGCAGGGCCAGATCGGCGATGGCCTCGTCCTCGAAGACGGTGGCGCGCTTGGGGTCCGGGGTCCAGCCGCCGTCGCACATCCAGACGTTATGGCCTTCGCGCAGGTCGTTGGCGGTGATGACACCGGGACGGGCAGGGGTGGGCGTGAAGGCTTTGCTCATGACTCGGACCTCGGTTCTGATGCCTTCTATATAGAATTTCGTTCTGGATTCTTGCGAGTGGTCGGGCGAAATAAGGACGATGCCATGCAAGGACGCGCCATGACGGAACCAGGTTCGCAAAACCCCCCAAGCCCGCAAACCCCCGTCCGGCTGGACGAGGTGGACCGCAAAATCCTGTCCCTGCTGCAGCGCGACGCCAGCCTGTCGCTGGACCAGATCGCCGAGCGGGTGGGGGCCTCCAAGACCCCGGTCTGGAACCGCATCCGCAAGCTGCGCGAGGCGGGCGTGATCCGCCGCCAGGTCGCCATCCTGGACCCCGAGGCCTTGGGGCTGGAGGCCTGCTTCTTCGTGCTGATCCGCACAAGTGAACATGACCGGGACTGGGCGGCGCGGTTCCTCAAGGCGCTGCGCGACCGCCCCGAGGTGATCGAGGCGCATCGGCTGGCGGGCGATATCGACTATATCCTGAAGGTGCAGGTCAGGAATGCCCGCGCCTATGACCGGTTCTACCAGTCGCTGATCGCGGAGGTGAAGATCCACAACGTCACCGCCCTGCTGTCGATGGAGGAGATCAAGTCCAGCAGCGCCCTGCCCATCCCGGAGGGCGAGATCCATGGCTGACTGGGTGATCTGGCACAAGCCGAGCTGTTCGACCTCGCGTTGGGTGCTGGCGGCGCTGCGCGATGCGGGGGTCGACCCGGTGATCCGCGACTATGTGGCCGATCCGCCGGATGCGGCCACGATCCGCGCGGCGCTGGCGCAGGCGGGCATCGGCGCGCGCGACCTGCTGCGCCGCAAGGAGCCGCTGGCCCGCGACCTGGACCTGCGGCAGCAGGAGGATCCCGACCGGATCATCGCCGCCATGGCCGCCCATCCGATCCTGATCGAGCGGCCCTTGGTCCTTCATCCCGGCGGCGGGCTGCTCTGCCGCCCCAAGGAGCGGGTGGCCGAGATCCTCTAGGGTTCGATGGGCGCAAAGGCCCCGACCGAGATCCCCAGAAGCAGCCAGCGCCGCCCCTCGCGGCCCAGGACCAGGTCGAAGCTGACATGGCGCGGCTGCAGGGGGACATAGCCGGTCAGGCGCATCTCCTGGCCGCTGTCGCTGAGATCGGTCTGCAGGATCACCGGATCGACCACCATCGCCTGCAGCAGGTCCAGACGTTCGGCCCGGATCGCGGTGAACAGGCCCGCCAGCCGCGTCGGATCGTTGGCCGCCGCGAAATCCGGCGCCGCATAGTCGCGCAGCACGGTGTAATTGCCCGTCCAGTTGCCGTGATTGACCGCCGCCAGCACGTCGCGGATCAGCGCGGTGGCGTAGCTGGCCTCGACCAGCGGCGCATCGCCGGTCTCGGGCGCCGGTTCCTGCGCCGCCACCGGCAGGGCCAGGGCAAAGGCGAGGGGCAGCGCAAGCGCCGCCCTCCGGATCGTCATGCGGGCCCTTACCACGAATAGGTCACGCCGATGCGGCCGCCGACCTGGTTCTGGGAAAAGCCATAGGTGATGCCGGCATCCATCTGGGTATTGTCGTTGAAACGATACCCCATCGACGCCGCCAGCGCCTGGCTGCCCTCGAAGCTGCCCAGCCCGGTCGACACGGCGAAGGTGCGGTCGGTCGGCACATAGGGGCTGTTCAGCGCCATGGCCATCGCGATGCCTTCCTTGTTGTTGTCGATCTGGCGGCTCATCGCCTGGCTGCGCTGCTCCAGCGAGGACATGGTCTGGCCGATCGAGCGGTCCACGGCCAGGTTGCCCTGCGCGTCCGAGGTCACGACGCCGACCGGCACGCCCTGGGCCGCGCGGCTGGCATCCGAGGCGATGCCCGTGGCGCGATAGGTGTTGGCGGCATTGCCCAGCACGAATTCATTCGTGCGGGTCGCCACCGCGCCCGCGCCGATCGCGGCCGAGTTGTCGGCCTGGGCCTGGGCCTGGTCGCCCATGGCGATGGCGCGTTCGCCCATGGCCATCGCCGCCTCGCCCACGGCGGTCGAGCGCACGCCCGTCGCCTGTGCCAGGTGTCCGAAGGCCTGGGCGCGTTCGGCCGTCGCCTCGGCGCGCCAGCCGATGGCCGTGGCCCCCGGTCCGCGCGCGATGGCCAGACCGCCCACGGCGGCGGTGGACTGGCCGTCGGCCTGGGTCATCTCGCCCACGGCCAGGGCGTCCTGGCCGCTGGCCATGGCCTCGTTGCCGATCGCGGTCGAGCGGTCGCCCGCGGCCATGCTCTGGTTGCCCAAGGCGATGGCGCGGTCGCCCGATGCCTCGGCGGCCTCGCCCACGGCGGTCGAGCGGATGCCCGATGCGGTGGCCAGGTGACCGAAGGCCTGGGCGCGTTCGGCGGTGGCCATGGACTGCCAGCCGATGGCGGTCGCACCGGCACCCTCGGCGATCGATTCGCCGCCCACCGCGGTGGTGGACTGGCCGAGCGACTGCGCCTCGTCGCCGATGGCCAGGGCGTCGATGCCGTTGGCCACGGATTCATTGCCGATCGCGGTCGAGAAATCGCTCTGGGCATCGGCATTCTCGCCCACGGCCAGGGACCGGATGCCCGATGCGGTGGCCAGGTGACCGAAGGCCTGGGCGCGTTCGGCGGTGGCCATGGACTGCCAGCCGATGGCAGTCGCACCCGCACCCTCAGCAATCGATTCGCCGCCCACCGCGGTGGTGGACTGGCCAAGCGATTGCGCCTCGTCGCCGATGGCCAGGGCGTCGATGCCGTTGGCGACGGATTCGTTGCCGATGGCGGTCGAGAAATCGCTCTGGGCATCGGCGGCCTCGCCCACGGCCAGCGAGCGTTCGCCTTGGGCGGTGGCCAGATGGCCGAGCGCCTGCGCGCGTTCCGCGGTCGCCTCGGCGCGCCAGCCGATGGCGGTGGCGCCGGGGCCTTCGGCAATGCTCAGCCCGCCGACGGCGGTGGTGGACGGTCCGGTGGTCGATGCCTCGGTCCCGATGGCCACGGCGTCGGTCGCGGTGACATCCGTCACGGCGCCATTGCCGATCGCCACGGATTCGGGGCCCGCCGCGATGGCGGACGGGCCGCATTGCAGGGCATTCTCGCTGCTGCCCGCGCTGCAATCCTGCGCCATCGACAGGCCGGTGCCGGCCATCAGCGCGATCAGCGCCACGCCGGATGCCAAGGCGGCATCGGTCTTTCTGCGGATCATGTCTTCCTACTCGTTTCCGTTGGATGGGGCCAAGGGCGACCTCCGGAACGGGGGACGCGCGGGATGCGCGTTCGGATGCACAAATGATCAAGAAAATCTGATCGCGCGTGAAAACCCGCGATCAGTCGTCCACGACGTTCAGGATCTGGGGCAGGGCGGGGCAGGGCAGCAGCTGGTTGCCCGCCACATCGGCCAGCGTGTGATTGTGCAGGAAGACATAGACATGCGCCGAAAGGCTTTCCCACAGCCGGTTGGACAGGGTCTGGGCGCGCGACCCCGACACCCCGCCCGACGCGCCCGCGCCGACATGCAGGGCGCTGACGGTCTCGTCCACGGCCTCCAGCACCTCGGCGATGCGGATCGTCTCGGGGGTGCGGGCCAGGCGGTATCCGCCGCCCGGGCCGCGCACCGAGGTGACCAGCCCCGCGCGCCGCAGCCGCACGAAAAGCTGTTCCAGATAGGGCAGCGAGATGTCCTGCCTGCGCGAGATCTCGGACAGGGATGTCAGCTCATCGCCCTTGGCGATGGCCAGGTCCGTCAGCGCGATGATCGCATAGCGCCCCTTGGTCGACAGTTTCATGGCCCGATCCCCCCTTTGCCCCGGCGCCCGCATTGACGGGCGCGGTCGTGGCGGGCTATGCCCAGCCTGCATGTTTCTTGCCAAGCCGCCGCCGGCTGCCCAGATATATCGTCTAGAAGCCACGCGGCGACGCGTCAAGAAACCCCACCCGCGCCCGACGTTTTCCGTGACGCCATCCGCAATGCCCCGTGAAGGACACACATGCCCGAGCTGATTTTCCCCGGCCCCGAGGGCCGTCTCGAAGGCCGCTACCACCCCCAGCCCGGCAAGCCCGACGCGCCTATCGCCATCGTCCTGCATCCCCATCCGCAATATGGCGGGACGATGAACAACCGCGTCGTCTACAATCTGCATTACGCGTTCCACAAGATGGGCTTCACGGTGATGCGCTTCAACTTCCGGGGCGTGGGCCGCAGCCAGGGCGAATTCGACCAAGGCATCGGCGAATTGTCGGATGCCGCATCGGCGCTGGACTACCTGCAGGCGATGAACCCCAATTCCAAGCATTGCTGGGTCGCGGGGTTCAGCTTCGGCGCCTGGATCGGGATGCAGCTGCTGATGCGCCGCCCCGAGATCACCGGCTTCGTCAGCGTCGCGCCCCCGGCCAACATGTATGATTTCAGCTTTCTGGCGCCCTGCCCGTCATCGGGTCTGATCGTGAACGGCACCGCCGACCGCGTGGCGCCCCCCAAGGACACCCATACCCTGGTCGGCAAGCTGCGCGAACAGAAGGGCATCACCATCACCCATGAGGAGATCGACGGCGCGGACCATTTCTTCCGCGACGACGAAACCCACATGAAGCCGATGATCGACCTGGTCCAGGGCTATGTCCGTCGCAGGCTGACCGAAAGCTCGCGGTGAGGCCCGCCGATCTGGACGCGGCCATAGGCTTTCTGTGCGAGGCGGATCGGCTGAAATCGGTCCGCCGCGCGAATGTCCTGATGGACCTGTCCCGCCCCGAGAACAGCGCCGAACACAGCTGGCACGTCGCGTTGCTGGCGTTGCTTTGCGGTGCGGGCGACCGGGCGATCGCGATGATCCTGCTGCATGACCTGGTCGAGATCGACACGGGCGACCAGCCGATCCACCTGGATCACGACGCCCCCGCCCTGGCCGCGGCCGAGGATCGGGCCGCCGCGCGCCTGTTCGGCATGGCGCCGGGCGGCGATGCGCTGGCGGCGCTGTGGCGCGTCTTCGAGGCGCATGGCGATGCCGATGCCGTGCTGGCCAAGCGCATGGATCACGTCCAGCCGATCTTTCAGGTCCTGCTGTCGCCCCGCCCGATCCCCGACCATGTGGCCATCGTGCGCGACAACCTGGACCGGGGCCGCGCCGCGCGCATGGCGTCCGAATGGCCGGATGCGGTGGATGCCGCCCGCGCGCTGATGCGGGGCGACCGGCCCGCGGGGCCCATCGCCCCCGCCCTGGCCCTGATGGCCGAGGCCGACCGGCTGAAATCCGTCCTGCGCGCCAGCCGCCTGATCGACAACAGCCGGCGCGAGAACAGTGCCGAACACAGCTGGCATCTGGGGCTCTATGCGCTGGTGCTGGCGCCCTTGGCGGGGCCGGGGGTGGATGTCGGGCGCGTCATCCGCATGCTGCTGATCCATGACCTGGTCGAGATCGACGTGGGCGACGTGCCGCTGCATGCCGCGAACGGCACCGCCCATGCGGCACCCGAACGCCAGGCCGCCGAGGATCGCGCGGCGCGGCGTCTCTTCGGCCTGCTGCCGCCCGCGCAGGGGGACGGGCTGTTGGCGCTGTGGCGGGAATTCGAGGCGGCGCAAAGCCCGGATGCGGTCTTTGCCAAGGGGCTGGACCGGTGCCAGCCCGCCATCCAGAACCTGATGGGCGGCGGCCGGGGATGGGTGGAATTCGATGTGGGCCTGACCCAGGTGCAGGACCGCGTGGGGCCTGCGGTGCGGGCGGCGTCCGGGCCGCTCTGGGCCTGGCTGGACGACCGCCTGCAGCGGCATTTCGCGCCGGCCTGACCCGGCCGGCGCGGGAGCCTGTCAGCCGACCAGGGCGTGGTCGTTTGCGGCGTGGCGTTCGGCCAGCTTGCGGACCTTGGGGCCGCGCGCCAGCGTCCGGGCCGGTGCGGGGGCCGCGTCCAGCAGGCCGGGGAACAGGGCCTCGATCTCGGCCACGGCATCGGGGCCGATGGCCTGCAGCGCCTGCCGCCCGGGATAGAGCGATTCCGTCGGCGCCCCGTTCGAGGTCAGGATGTGATGCGCATCCAGCATCAGGTGGTGATAGGTGACGCCAGACAGGTCGTCATCCACCGACACGCCCGGCAGATCCGTCAGGTGCTTGGCCGGAACCAGCAGTTCCGTCGTGCCGAACATCCGCTCGGCGATGGCCGAGGAGACCAGGACCCGGTGCTGCGGCGACACGCGCAGCGCCGCCGAGGGCATCCCCACGCCGAGCGCGCCGGCCTCGATGCGGATCGGGCGCAGACGGTCGCCCGCCTGCAGGACCGCCGCCGGCACCGCGGAGGCACCGCACCAGCGCAGGGGCTGGGCGCCCGCGTCGCGGGTCATGACCATCATGCCGGGGCGCAGATCCTCGACCGCGACATCGCCCTGCGGCGTGCGGATCATGGTGCCGCCGGCAAAGCAGACGATTTGCACGTCGTAGACGCTAGGACTGAACGAAACCTTCGCGGCGTATGTATTCGCAGGTAACGATGTCGCCGAGAGGATCTCTACGGACTGCAACTCGTTGATGCCGCTCCACGCAGCGACCTGATCCCGGGATGGGCGGAAAAACATGTCTCCGTTGTACATTTGGATCAAGACGCCCGTCTGCTGGACGACGCTGCCATCGGGCTGGGTCAATGCGTATCTGACCTGCATAAACCCAGTGATGGCCGTATATTTCGCCTGACCCGTCGCCGGATCGGCATAGGCCATCACGCTGTAGCCGTTCGGATCATGTGTGTACGATGGCGCATAGGCGTATTCAGTTCCATACTGGGTCTGAATCTTGCGTTCCGATCCGAAAACGTCGACAGGTTTAATCTGGTCCGATCCGAATGCCTTATACCCTACGATTCCGTTCGCTTCGTTCGTGGTCGCTGGCGTTCTCCAGTCCGAGTTTATCTGTGGTTGGTTGCCAAACCACATCCATGTGACCGAGCTGGACATATGCACCTCAAAAGAAAAGCCCGCGCATGTCACCTTCGCGCCCTCAGGCAATAAATGCAAAAGTCGTAAGTCGACCAATTGAGTAGAATTTTACAGGTCAGCTTCGCGCCGCTTGGCATACAATCGCATACCGTCTTTTCAACAGGGCCGGATCGCGCTATGGGGGGGGCATTCGAAATCCAATGCCAAAGGGGGACCCCCATGTCGAAGATCAAGGTCGCCAATCCCGTCGTCGAGCTTGACGGCGACGAGATGACGCGGATCATCTGGGACTTCATCAAGCAGAAGCTGATCCTGCCCTATCTGGACGTTGACCTGAAATACTATGATCTGGGCATTGAGGAGCGTGACCGCACCGACGACCAGATCACCGTGGACGCCGCCGAGGCGATCAAGAAATACGGCGTCGGCGTCAAATGCGCCACGATCACCCCCGACGAGCAGCGCGTCGAGGAATTCGGCCTGAAGAAAATGTGGCGTTCGCCCAACGGGACGATCCGCAACATCCTGGGCGGCGTGATCTTCCGCGAGCCGATCATCTGCAAGAATGTGCCCCGGCTGGTCCCGGGCTGGACGCAGCCGATCATCGTCGGCCGCCACGCCTTCGGCGACCAGTACCGCGCCACCGACTTCCGCTTCCCGGGCGCCGGCAAGCTGACGATCAGGTTCGTGGGCGAGGATGGCGAGACGATCGAGCACGAGGTCTTCAACGCGCCCTCATCGGGCGTGACCATGGCAATGTACAACCTGGACGATTCGATCCGCGACTTCGCGCGCGCCTCGATGAACTATGGCCTTTCGCGCGGCTATCCGGTCTATCTGTCGACCAAGAACACGATCATGAAGGCCTATGACGGCCGCTTCAAGGACATCTTCCAGGAGGTCTACGAGGCCGAGTTCGAGGACCAGTTCAAGAAAGCCGGCATCCACTACGAGCACCGCCTGATCGACGACATGGTGGCATCGGCGATGAAATGGTCGGGCGGCTATGTCTGGGCCTGCAAGAACTATGACGGCGACGTGCAGTCGGACACCGTCGCGCAGGGCTTCGGCTCGCTTGGCCTGATGACCTCGGTGCTGATGACGCCGGACGGGAAGATCGTGGAATCCGAGGCCGCGCACGGCACCGTGACCCGCCACTACCGCGAGCATCAGAAGGGCAACGCGACCTCGACCAACTCGATCGCGTCAATCTTTGCCTGGACGGGTGGTCTGAAGCACCGCGCCAAGCTGGACGACAATGCCGAGCTGATGCGCTTTGCCGAGACGCTGGAGAAGGTCACCGTGCAGGCGGTCGAGGACGGCCACATGACCAAGGACCTGGCGCTGCTGGTGGGTCCGGACCAGAAATGGCTGACCACCATGGGCTATCTCGAGAAGGTGGACGAGTACCTGAACAAGGCTCTGAACTGATCCAAGGGGGAGGCCGGGCATGCGCCCGGCCTTCTTGCCTCCGGCGGGGGTATTTCGGCAACGGAGAGGCGCATTCTCCGTTGCCGAAATACCCCGGGGGAATCGCCGAAGGCGATGGGGGCTGGCCCCCTTTCTTCGCAAGCCGACCT
Above is a genomic segment from Paracoccus aestuarii containing:
- a CDS encoding Hint domain-containing protein, whose translation is MQIVCFAGGTMIRTPQGDVAVEDLRPGMMVMTRDAGAQPLRWCGASAVPAAVLQAGDRLRPIRIEAGALGVGMPSAALRVSPQHRVLVSSAIAERMFGTTELLVPAKHLTDLPGVSVDDDLSGVTYHHLMLDAHHILTSNGAPTESLYPGRQALQAIGPDAVAEIEALFPGLLDAAPAPARTLARGPKVRKLAERHAANDHALVG
- a CDS encoding NADP-dependent isocitrate dehydrogenase gives rise to the protein MSKIKVANPVVELDGDEMTRIIWDFIKQKLILPYLDVDLKYYDLGIEERDRTDDQITVDAAEAIKKYGVGVKCATITPDEQRVEEFGLKKMWRSPNGTIRNILGGVIFREPIICKNVPRLVPGWTQPIIVGRHAFGDQYRATDFRFPGAGKLTIRFVGEDGETIEHEVFNAPSSGVTMAMYNLDDSIRDFARASMNYGLSRGYPVYLSTKNTIMKAYDGRFKDIFQEVYEAEFEDQFKKAGIHYEHRLIDDMVASAMKWSGGYVWACKNYDGDVQSDTVAQGFGSLGLMTSVLMTPDGKIVESEAAHGTVTRHYREHQKGNATSTNSIASIFAWTGGLKHRAKLDDNAELMRFAETLEKVTVQAVEDGHMTKDLALLVGPDQKWLTTMGYLEKVDEYLNKALN
- a CDS encoding Rrf2 family transcriptional regulator; translation: MKLSTKGRYAIIALTDLAIAKGDELTSLSEISRRQDISLPYLEQLFVRLRRAGLVTSVRGPGGGYRLARTPETIRIAEVLEAVDETVSALHVGAGASGGVSGSRAQTLSNRLWESLSAHVYVFLHNHTLADVAGNQLLPCPALPQILNVVDD
- a CDS encoding HD domain-containing protein, whose amino-acid sequence is MRPADLDAAIGFLCEADRLKSVRRANVLMDLSRPENSAEHSWHVALLALLCGAGDRAIAMILLHDLVEIDTGDQPIHLDHDAPALAAAEDRAAARLFGMAPGGDALAALWRVFEAHGDADAVLAKRMDHVQPIFQVLLSPRPIPDHVAIVRDNLDRGRAARMASEWPDAVDAARALMRGDRPAGPIAPALALMAEADRLKSVLRASRLIDNSRRENSAEHSWHLGLYALVLAPLAGPGVDVGRVIRMLLIHDLVEIDVGDVPLHAANGTAHAAPERQAAEDRAARRLFGLLPPAQGDGLLALWREFEAAQSPDAVFAKGLDRCQPAIQNLMGGGRGWVEFDVGLTQVQDRVGPAVRAASGPLWAWLDDRLQRHFAPA
- a CDS encoding phosphoadenylyl-sulfate reductase, with protein sequence MLDGNLDTRAGRLNDRYRHHAAIEVLRRAVSDPDLGRVALVSSFGAESVVLLHMVSRVAPGLPVLFIDTQMLFPETLAYQREVSAKLGLTDVQVITASDTEIAAHDPDGTLHKVNPDACCDFRKTVPLERVLSGYDAWITGRKRFQNGQRAALEFFEPEPPARLRVNPLAHWRPEDVQDYMIENRLPRHPLVAQGYPSIGCAPCTSPVKPGEDPRSGRWRGQEKSECGIHFIGGRMVRGKVSA
- a CDS encoding arsenate reductase family protein, whose amino-acid sequence is MADWVIWHKPSCSTSRWVLAALRDAGVDPVIRDYVADPPDAATIRAALAQAGIGARDLLRRKEPLARDLDLRQQEDPDRIIAAMAAHPILIERPLVLHPGGGLLCRPKERVAEIL
- a CDS encoding Lrp/AsnC family transcriptional regulator; this translates as MTEPGSQNPPSPQTPVRLDEVDRKILSLLQRDASLSLDQIAERVGASKTPVWNRIRKLREAGVIRRQVAILDPEALGLEACFFVLIRTSEHDRDWAARFLKALRDRPEVIEAHRLAGDIDYILKVQVRNARAYDRFYQSLIAEVKIHNVTALLSMEEIKSSSALPIPEGEIHG
- a CDS encoding DUF2849 domain-containing protein, with amino-acid sequence MSKAFTPTPARPGVITANDLREGHNVWMCDGGWTPDPKRATVFEDEAIADLALLDAIGQAGLVVGPYLVEAKRGPDGPEPVHFREAFRQRGPSNYFHGIQAKEDAHV
- a CDS encoding YadA C-terminal domain-containing protein, with product MIRRKTDAALASGVALIALMAGTGLSMAQDCSAGSSENALQCGPSAIAAGPESVAIGNGAVTDVTATDAVAIGTEASTTGPSTTAVGGLSIAEGPGATAIGWRAEATAERAQALGHLATAQGERSLAVGEAADAQSDFSTAIGNESVANGIDALAIGDEAQSLGQSTTAVGGESIAEGAGATAIGWQSMATAERAQAFGHLATASGIRSLAVGENADAQSDFSTAIGNESVANGIDALAIGDEAQSLGQSTTAVGGESIAEGAGATAIGWQSMATAERAQAFGHLATASGIRSTAVGEAAEASGDRAIALGNQSMAAGDRSTAIGNEAMASGQDALAVGEMTQADGQSTAAVGGLAIARGPGATAIGWRAEATAERAQAFGHLAQATGVRSTAVGEAAMAMGERAIAMGDQAQAQADNSAAIGAGAVATRTNEFVLGNAANTYRATGIASDASRAAQGVPVGVVTSDAQGNLAVDRSIGQTMSSLEQRSQAMSRQIDNNKEGIAMAMALNSPYVPTDRTFAVSTGLGSFEGSQALAASMGYRFNDNTQMDAGITYGFSQNQVGGRIGVTYSW
- a CDS encoding nitrite/sulfite reductase, whose protein sequence is MFDVRPVETDYVRHRAAQFRDQVERRLNGSLSEDEFKPLRLMNGVYLQLHAYMLRVAIPYGTISPDQMRTLAHLAQTYDKGYGHWTTRQNIQFNWPRLVDIPDMLDALADVGMHAIQTSGNTIRNVTTDAFAGAAFDEVTDPRPYAELLRSWSTDHAEFQFLPRKFKIAISGGKKDRAVIAAHDIGLRLVERDGKIGFEVWIGGGLGRTPMLGKVVRDFLPEEDLLPYVEAIIATYNLSGRRDNKYKARIKITVHERGLDVMRAEIEEEFLARRRDFRGADREALAIFKDRFRAPAFRNAATEVYEAARAANPAFRSWTDTNLHPHRIDGYASVVVTFKAPGQTPGDASADQMRLLADLAERYGHADLRVMHDQNVALPHVHKSDLPALYDALKAAGLATANAGLTSDIIACPGMDYCALATARSIPIAEEIADHFRAVDLEEEIGNLNIRISGCINACGHHHLGHIGILGLDRAGVENYQITLGGDAYDIPAIGERAGAGFPAEEVVPAIDRLLRAYLEVRQDASERFIDAYRRLGPAPFKAALYPAQADA
- a CDS encoding alpha/beta hydrolase, whose product is MPELIFPGPEGRLEGRYHPQPGKPDAPIAIVLHPHPQYGGTMNNRVVYNLHYAFHKMGFTVMRFNFRGVGRSQGEFDQGIGELSDAASALDYLQAMNPNSKHCWVAGFSFGAWIGMQLLMRRPEITGFVSVAPPANMYDFSFLAPCPSSGLIVNGTADRVAPPKDTHTLVGKLREQKGITITHEEIDGADHFFRDDETHMKPMIDLVQGYVRRRLTESSR